In Oreochromis niloticus isolate F11D_XX linkage group LG18, O_niloticus_UMD_NMBU, whole genome shotgun sequence, one genomic interval encodes:
- the dars2 gene encoding aspartate--tRNA ligase, mitochondrial, with amino-acid sequence MATKGRLVLRSVFTGLRAHAVWYQSLAATPSQGLLLWRPQLRHLSCSYGLCGAAPPSTGPSSLSFRSHTCGELRSDDVGKKVTLCGWVQYLRQDLFVILRDFSGLTQILIPQESASTLKTTLCNLTPESVIKVTGTVRNRPVGQENKGMPTGEIEVLADDVEVFNVCQKLPFEIKDFVKKSESLRMQYRYLDLRSSQMQKNLRLRSKLVMKMREYLCNVHGFVDVETPTLFKRTPGGAKEFVVPSREPGLFYSLPQSPQQFKQLLMVAGVDRYFQIARCYRDEGSKPDRQPEFTQVDIEMSFVDQAGIMSLVEGLLQYSWPAEHGPLKVPFQTLTYEEAMRDYGVDKPDTRFNMKLIDLSQIFLSTEIEFLQSALGQPGGSVRAVCVPSGAKLFTGKDLEELKEIAKTPFGQELSLVLVRADGTLKSPLKKLLSLSVTDDLLKWTEAKPGDLLLIAAGSHHTVCPLLGHLRLQCAKLLESHGVVVRDPAAFHFLWVVDFPLFLPKEDYPEELESAHHPFTAPVPEDTQLLYTDPHKVRGQHYDLVLNGCEIGGGSIRIHKASEQLYVLKNVLKEDPGLLSHLLEALDSGAPPHGGIALGLDRLVSIIVGAPSIRDVIAFPKSFRGHDLMSRAPDLVSEEDLKCYHISVKWATEQGGERK; translated from the exons ATGGCAACAAAAGGCAGGCTGGTGCTGCGGAGTGTGTTCACGGGACTCAGAGCTCATGCTGTCTGGTATCAAAGCTTAGCTGCGACTCCCAGTCAAGGACTGCTGCTTTGGAGACCTCAGCTCAGACATCTGAGCTGCTCATACGGACTCTGCGGGGCTGCTCCGCCCTCCACAG GTCCCAGCAGTCTGTCGTTCAGGAGTCACACCTGTGGAGAACTGCGATCAGATGATGTGGGGAAGAAAGTCACTCTGTGTGGTTGGGTCCAGTATCTCAG GCAGGACCTGTTCGTCATCCTGCGAGACTTCAGTGGCTTGACACAAATTCTAATTCCTCAGGAA TCTGCAAGTACTTTGAAAACCACATTGTGCAATCTGACGCCCGAGTCTGTCATCAAGGTTACAGGAACAGTCAGGAACCGACCAGTGGGGCAGGAGAACAAG GGGATGCCAACAGGAGAGATCGAAGTCCTGGCAGATGATGTGGAGGTCTTCAATGTGTGCCAGAAGCTGCCGTTTGAGATAAAAGACTTTGTCAAA AAGTCCGAGTCATTGCGGATGCAGTATCGCTACCTGGACCTGAGGTCATCACAGATGCAGAAGAACCTAAGACTGAGATCCAAGCTGGTGATGAAGATGAGGGAGTATCTCTGTAATGTGCACG GCTTTGTGGATGTGGAAACTCCCACTCTGTTCAAAAGGACACCAGGG ggAGCCAAAGAGTTTGTGGTTCCCTCCAGAGAGCCAGGCTTGTTTTACTCGTTACCCCAGAGTCCACAGCAGTTTAAGCAGCTTCTCATGGTGGCTGGTGTAGACAG GTACTTTCAGATAGCCCGGTGCTACAGAGACGAAGGCTCCAAACCAGACAGGCAGCCTGAATTCACCCAG GTGGACATAGAGATGTCTTTTGTGGACCAGGCAGGTATCATGTCACTGGTGGAGGGTTTGCTGCAGTACTCTTGGCCTGCAGAACATGGTCCTCTTAAGGTTCCTTTCCAGACTCTGACATATGAAGAGGCCATGAGGGACTACGGTGTGGACAAACCCGACACCAGATTCAACATGAAG CTAATAGACCTCAGTCAGATCTTCCTTTCCACGGAAATTGAATTCCTCCAATCAGCTCTTGGCCAACCAGGAGGCTCCGTTCGGGCCGTCTGTGTCCCCAGTGGAGCA AAACTTTTTACTGGGAAGGATTTGGAAGAACTGAAAGAAATTGCCAAGACTCCGTTTGGACAG GAGCTGAGCCTGGTGCTGGTCAGAGCAGACGGGACATTGAAATCTCCCCTGAAGAAGCTGCTGTCTTTGTCTGTCACAGACGATCTACTGAAGTGGACTGAAGCCAAGCCCGGAGACCTGCTTCTGATAGCAGCAGGCTCCCACCACACTGTT TGCCCGTTGCTGGGTCATCTTCGCCTGCAGTGTGCAAAGCTCCTGGAGTCTCATGGTGTGGTAGTGCGTGACCCCGCAGCCTTCCACTTCCTGTGGGTCGTGGACTTTCCTCTCTTCTTGCCCAAAGAAGATTATCCAGAGGAGCTGGAATCAGCTCATCATCCATTTACTGCACCAGTACCAGAGGACACACAGTTACTCTACACAGATCCACACAAG GTTCGTGGTCAGCACTATGACCTGGTGTTAAATGGCTGTGAGATCGGAGGAGGCTCCATTCGCATCCACAAAGCCTCAGAGCAGCTTTATGTACTGAAGAATGTCCTTAAG GAGGACCCCGGTCTTCTCTCCCACCTCCTCGAGGCCTTGGATTCAGGAGCACCGCCTCATGGAGGCATTGCTCTGG GTTTGGATCGACTGGTCTCAATAATAGTCGGAGCTCCCAGCATCCGTGATGTAATCGCCTTTCCCAAGTCATTCCGCGGTCATGACCTCATGAGCCGTGCACCCGACTTGGTGTCTGAAGAGGACCTGAAGTGTTACCACATTTCTGTTAAGTGGGCAACAGAgcaaggaggagagagaaagtga
- the bpnt2 gene encoding inositol monophosphatase 3 — protein MAPMGIRLSPLGVAVFCLLGVGVIYHLYSGVISSRLAAFRSQTPLSTQQRRTVDLRDLLAVSVEAAELGGKEVKQVRDENVLQEKSKGKTKEGANDPLTMGDLQSHRKMFYLLKNTFPELMVNSEEHDNVEDNSIRWSQNIPGTISEKFKGSSEVPVESITVWIDPLDATQEYTENLVKYVTTMVCVAVDGKPVIGVVHQPFAGFTAWAVVGHGSNVKRRSSYNASPKKVIVSRSHSGKVKNYIRNAFGNSTTIIEAGGAGYKVLSLLDTHSSETSTIEEADIYVHTTFIKKWDICAGAALLTELGGHMTTLKGENIDYSGTPVNEGGLVASVGIDHKALLERLPANTDNDKQ, from the exons ATGGCTCCGATGGGTATCCGGTTGTCACCGCTTGGTGTAGCGGTGTTCTGTCTCCTTGGAGTCGGTGTCATCTACCACTTGTATTCCGGGGTCATCTCCAGCCGCCTGGCTGCCTTCAGGTCCCAGACTCCCCTCTCAACACA GCAGAGAAGAACAGTGGATTTGAGGGACCTGCTGGCTGTCTCAGTGGAGGCAGCAGAACTCGGTGGCAAAGAG GTAAAGCAGGTGCGTGACGAAAATGTCCTGCAGGAGAAATCAAAGGGCAAAACAAAGGAAGGAGCTAACGATCCACTCACTATGGGGGACCTGCAGTCTCACAGGAAGATGTTTTACCTGCTAAAGAACACATTCCCTGAACTTATG gtgAACAGTGAAGAACACGACAACGTGGAAGATAATTCAATACGATGGAGCCAGAACATTCCAGGTACAATAAGTGAGAAGTTTAAGGGGAGCAGTGAAGTTCCTGTTGAGAGCATTACTGTGTGGATCGATCCCCTAGATGCGACACAGGAATATACAG AGAATCTGGTGAAATATGTGACCACTATGGTGTGTGTGGCTGTAGATGGTAAACCTGTGATTGGAGTTGTACACCAGCCATTTGCTGGCTTCACTG CTTGGGCAGTTGTAGGTCAtggatcaaatgtgaagcgccGCTCGTCCTACAACGCCAGCCCTAAGAAAGTGATCGTATCACGTTCTCACTCTGGAAAAGTTAAAAATTATATTCGGAATGCTTTTGGAAATAGCACAACAATCATAGAAGCAGGTGGAGCAG GATACAAAGTACTGTCACTGCTGGACACACATTCAAGTGAGACAAGCACTATAGAGGAGGCAGATATTTACGTCCACACCACCTTTATTAAGAAGTGGGACATCTGTGCTGGTGCTGCACTACTGACTGAACTGG GGGGCCACATGACAACTCTAAAGGGAGAGAACATCGACTACAGCGGAACTCCAGTAAATGAAGGAGGACTGGTGGCCAGTGTAGGTATAGATCACAAGGCCTTACTGGAGAGACTACCAGCTAACACAGACAATGACAAGcagtga